TTTTTTCTAAATGATTTTCCAGGCTTTTATTATGAATGATGGAAAAATCTGTTCTTAAAGGCCAATCTTtctgcatcctttttttttgtgtgaaatgGGTGgaaatgtctttcttttcttAATATTTTTTCAATCAAAGggtttattttttcaatttgcTCATAAGGGCTTCTGTATCATAGACAAATTCAGCTGAATTCAGAATGAATTCGAGTACACGTGTcattttcttctctctcttttttaaaaaaagcaaacagacTGAGAGCTTTGCTCTCCAATTTAAAGTCTGACCATTTCAATTATTGAATACAAGTACATTGCAGATAATAAACTCCTCATTTCCCTTTCTTCTCATTCTCGGGGCTGGAGTGAGTTGATGGCTTGGAGCTCTGTAGAAAACCTCTCACTCAGATCTTGGTTGGTCTGCAGGAAGCCCCCCAGCCTCTTCAGCTGCTCTGTGTCCTGTGGAGGAGACAGAAAGTCAGGGGGAGTCAAAGTGTCTTTTCAACGACTGTGTTTAAGTGAGCAAATGCAAAGGGACGTCCGTCGCTGTTCTTCCCACCTGTGACTtggcatcatcatcatcctcagcaGCAGTGTGCAGACACTCCTGCAACATCTCCTGCAGCAGCTCAGTTTCCCATTGGCTGACGAGCTCAGCGCTGGCCGTTGATTGGCTTACAGAGTCAGATTGTAGTCCATCAAACAAACCAGCAGAGTCCATTTGGTCCACACCGAAGATGGATATTGACAAATCCACAGTCAGCATCTGCACGGAACAATGTGAGGAGACGAAACATCATTCACGTAGCCGATCGCTTTCCATTACACGGAAATACTTCAGCTGCAGTCCTGAACAAACATGCTCACATTTTCTATTTGCTGTCCAGCTGTTGCCATCTGTGGTACGTGCCTGAGCTGCTGCGCAAAGTGTTTCAGAGCGGTCCAGTAGTGCCTCATCCATTCATCCTTCACACGAAACTCACAAGAATGCATCAACTCATTCCTGTATTGGATCacctgaagaaaacacacacagacaaatatCACAGAATACCAGTTAAAACACTGTTCATTACTGCTGCAGCcggtgaataaagaaaaaacactgatACTATTTAGAATATTCCCCTATTCACCTACTAGACAGGTGTTTGTTTTCAATCCTAAtatgcagataaatattttttttcttaagggTAAATGTCTAGTATCTCAGATTACATGATATAAGGCTTCAGTTCAACCAATGCCAGTGCTAACCAATCAACCCTGCATGTAGATTCAGACTTTTAAAGACCCCCCTCTGCTGCCAGGGTCAGGCTTTTACCATAAATGAGCCGTGTGCGGATGCATACGGTCGTTCTTGTTAGCCCGATAAAGGCTGTTCCTGTCACCCTGGGTGAGAAAATCTAAAATGGCATTCTGTTACCTTTCCCTTTGCTCCTAAATGAGCCACGAGCACTTCTAAAAGTGCACAACTGATTGTTCGGAAGATAAGGTTGGAGTCGTTAACCCTAAATAGGTCACCAAATCTTTTGCAGAGCACGTTCGTAACATGCAGCTCTTTCCTCAGAGGTAGGTGAAAGGAATCTTGCCCCGATTGCTGATACCCTCTTTCTGTCAAATACGAGGCAACAGCACTCAtgctgttagcttagcttagcttagcttaaggACAAAAAATGGGGATACAGAGCTGGCTCGGCTTAAAGATGACTAAATCCATCTATAACTATGAGCACCTTTAAACCACACAAAGTCTTACTTCTTATCTGGGCGAACCATCTCATGTCTGTAGTGTCGCATTTTCCTGAACTGAGTGACCAcaaagagcagagcagagcagagcaccgACTTAAAACCGCTGAAGAGCCCCACCAGTGGCTGTGTACGTGTTcttggttgtttttctttcttttctttttcgtatttttttgaaaaaaagcataaaagcaCAGGAAGTGATGACAGACATTCATATGAGAAGAAGTCATTAAGGAAGTGTTACACCGCTGTCTGTGGTGTGTGTGAAGGAAAGGAAGGTGTATGCCTGTTAATATCAATTTAGTCAATCATTGCAGCTTCCGTAACTCCTTCCCATTCTGCGAAAATGTGCctaaaataccaaaaaaaatgCTATGCCTAAATAGACAACTGTCCCTGTTTTTCTGAAGTCATTACTGAGACGGAGTTGCAGAtgtaacaaaagaaagaaagaaacgttTTTTCAGGTCCATACAAACTTTTTGTAAACAGTCCCAGTCCCAATTTGATactgaaagcttaaaaaaaaaagtaatcaaaatGCAGGGGTAAACACAGTGGACTTATAAGAGATGATATGTGAAAGTTGGGCGCAGCTGTCGGCAACGTGATGATGCAGCTGCAGTCTGTGGGGACACGTTGGAGAATCAATATTACTTTTTAGGAAAAAGGTTTACCGTTAACTGGACTGTTGCGTCccttatcaataaaaaaaaaaaagataatttgaATCAGGAAAATATAATTCAGCGGAGGATTTCTGGGTGAGTTGCATCCATTTCGTGATTTTTGTTGCGGTTGTTTCTACCCTTGATGTATCTGCTGTGGTGGAGGCATGTTTAAACTCTTTGCATCGGCTGAATCAAGAATCTCAGCTTTCCAACGGTACGCAACATGTCTACCTTATTATACGCTACACCTGCAAATAAATGATATTTTGTAGAAAACATCTAATGGCCTACTGGTGGGCCGTGTTTTTCTTTATAAGGGGATAATGTGACAACGTTGGATTGCGAGCAGATTCCCAAGTTTCAAGACTTAAATGCAAGAATCGATGTGTGACTATGACCATTTTGGTCGATGTTTACCTGTCTCACCAACTTTGGATCCACAGAGGAGAAGCATGTGCAGTAGTTGATCAGGTTGAGCAGGGCCGATGCGTCGCACTGATCTGCCCCCCTCACTTTGGCCTGACCTCGTGGCATGTAGGCCTGTAGACAGACAGAGAGGGTGGGAAAACCTCCAAAGATCCACACGTCTAAATATAAATTGACATTTAATAATTACACCAATTTGGTGATATATAAAACTCACATCCATTTATTATGGACCAAGATAAACAGTGTAGCACACATTTGCCCTCCttgtaaaaagcatttatttaagCAGGTACACCGGTACTAAAGTTCCAACACTAGGGGGCACTAAAAACAACATTTATCTCCTTTCTGCCATGTTTTTAGGTCGTAGGTGAGTGAAACCTTTTCGGTGGGGCTCAGCTTCACGGCAGAGACATTTTTATAATCCTCCCGGATTACTTaagtttatgtttgttttttgataAATGGTGTTATGAATGTAATTCTTTTCAAGGGTTAAACCAGCAAATGATTAAATCATTACCAGGCATTTAGAGCATTGACAAGTGCTACATTTTAGtggcataacaattgaacccaattatttctaaaaacaaatgaCTGTCGAGGACTTCAGTCAAATAGTCTTTTGTGCAAAGGAACCTTCCGTACTGAGTGAAAATGAGAGGGATGACCAGGACGTATCTAAGCAACAGCCATGAAAATAGCTGGTCAAATCCACAAAGTACCAAGGAAAAGAGCCTCAGTGCTTCTTTTATGATCTCCTTTACGTAGCAAACACTGGACCACGTTTCACGAAAGCAAAAGAGATAATTCCATCCCACAAATCTTTGCTGCCGCATCATTCAAAGCGACTCTCACTTCTTTCCATACAGCCGTACTAACTGGGATTTATGTAAATTTATAAGACTAAAGGCGGATGAGCGTGAGTAGCCTGTAACTACAGCATTTTTCACTTTGATtttcgttcttttttttttttttaaatgaccaaCTTCGATTATGAAGTAATATTTAAAATCTTATCCCACGAAGATGATGTATGTAACACAGTCTCTGCGAAACACCCAATTACGATGTTCTTTTTGAGGAATAGTTTCTGAACATGTGTAGATTCAGCGGCACAGACCCACGTCGCAGCTTATTGTAAGCCTGGTTGGATTCATGCTGCAGCGGAGTTGTCTTTtaataagtctttttttttatcgtaGCGCTACGGAAAGTTTCCAGCCTTTGTTGCCTCTGTCCCAGCTTTTTTCAAATGTGATCCTGACAGCTCGTGTTTCTCAGTGTTAACATTTCAGACGATGTCTTTCTTCTATTTGCAAGTGTTCTGTGCTCCCGACTgctcccaacttttttttggctggcgaaaaaaaatgcacaaagctTCAAACTCTctgattattttcaggtttAACCGAGAAATGTCACAAAATTCAAATGTGGTGTTGGTACCTCGGTGTATATATCACACACACTTTATATGGCACAGAATAGGGAGGTTTTTACTAGCAAATACTGCAGATTCAGTCAACTATCTTTCACCCTCATAtgtataaaaagacaaaaacatttcCCTCTCGGTGATGTGCGGTGCTCTGGAACTATGGTGAGAAGCCTAAAGGACTCGAAATAATCACCAGTAACATTGTTAGTGCAACAAGTCAAATGTGGACCACATTTCCCATAAGCCTTTGGTCCAATTGCtgtgttttaaagggatagtttgccttttttgacatgaagctgtatgacatcccatattagcaatatcatttatgaacattgacttaccccccactgcgtcctgtgagcagagttccagcctcgttttgccgTTGACGAACGTAGtgcggctagttggctggggcttagaaaataaagcgttttgcttctcaaaacaatatacgttcaaaagagtaatacatttgcatcacaaaaatcgttgtgcaggaaaaagtcagatctcacaatgcttggcgctattttctctaccttcgtatcactgcgtgctgtgtagaccgaagtgcagaccgagcagtcctgtttccgagcagcaaacactgtaacaggtgcggctatcgctaggcggcagcacgcagtgatatgaagggagagaaaatagcgccaagcgattgtgaggtctgacttttttctgactttttccgattttgtgatgcaaatgtattactcttttgaacgcatattgttttgagaagcaaaacgctttattttttaagccccagccaactaaccggactaccttcgtcaacgccaggactcggctcacaggacgcagcagggggtaagaaaatgttcataaattatattgctaatatgggatgtcatacagcttcatgtcaaaagaggcgaactatccctttaagttgtgtttCATGAGGCAATATAGCTGAGTTCCGGTGATTTCCGGCAGAACTCTGTCCGGACATgctcagcagcttcagcagttCTTCCTGATTGCTCTGATATGAACAGTTCCAGCAGATATAAGCAGAGCAGGTGATGTTAGAACTACCTTGGCCAGTTCCCAGTGGTCTGTCCTCCAGTGAGGAGGGAAACAGTTTGCCCAGTTGATGGTGGCATCAGGGTGCCTGTGGTGCTTCAGGATCACTTTCCGCCACTCGGAACACACTCTGCATACTGAGGAAAGCTACACAACCAGAAATGACATTTGACTTATAAGAAATATTGTCTATaagaaatatataaacaaatacTGACATGGGTGCAGTAGACCCGTATTAACTAAATCACAGTCGTTCTGTAGGCTCCCACAAGCCTGTCGCTGCTATTtagaaaacacaaacatgaaTGACGAATGACATCATACCGTGTTCCCTCGGGGTTTGCATGAAGACGTCTCGCAGGGGTTCTGCAGCAGAGTGTTACGATTGAGCAGGTCACAGTGGAAAGCTCTCATGTGCTGGTCGATATACGAATGGAGGCCATCCTTCAGTATGAGAAGACACCGTCCTGCCTTCAGCCAGTTCTTGTACTCTCTGTCGTTGAGACGGAACGCCAACTCTTCATGGACCATCTCTGACTTATTTCCTGATGAGAAACACAACAAAGAGGCAGGGCAAGTTCAACGTCCTCGTGTTTGGCTCCACCCAGCGAGTGCAAATAACACAGCGGCCACAAGATGGCGGTGTTTACTTTCCTAAGCCAGGCGCCTGCTGGTTTCACTGCAAACGGGGTGATAGAATCGAGACAAGAAATatagttaaaaaaaaggaaagattaTCAGGAAGCCAGCAACGACACCAGTGTGGAAGTTAGGCTCCTGGTTTGAAGGTGGTTGTCTCCGCTAAGCATCATCTGGCTACACACAGTGCTTGTGGGCTTTAGGATGAACTGGGGGCGCAGGTTGTCTTAGATGATGTCAATGCTTGcaaaagcagctgaacaaaaattcaacattttatttcaaatggTTTCCATACTATTAGAATATGTAATACCTCATATCTAATTTGACAAATGATGAAATTTGTCTAGATACTTTTTTGGGTATCTCGTCTGCGGACCCCTGGTAGCTGTCCATTTATTGACATGTTCTGTGCTGTTCCAAGATGACCAACCATTTTAATGAATGCTGGAGCAGagccattttcagttttcagaTGTAAGTGCATGTAACAACTGAGTTTATATCTAAGAGGCCTCTCTAACACTCAGCAAGGTTTTCCTCCACATGTTCAAGCTTCAGTAGGAGCTTTTGCACTGactcctttttttaaaagactgCGTGGCTCTCTTATCGTCGTCGATGAATTTAATGATAGCGGGCTGTGCGTTATGTTTTAACTCTATGGCATTGAAAAAATATCCATCTGCTTTTTTATCAGAAGAATTGATTTAGACAGTCCTTGAGACTTAACTTTGCTGCTATCCCCTTATACATGTCTTTCAAGAGAATTTCAATCAACATTGTTTCTTGTGGCTGTGGAAGCAATTATGGAGTGCAGCATACACTTTATAGACATCTTTTACACATCTTTTGCTGTTATTAAAGGTTAGGCCACCCACCTCATCCCTATGACTCAACCAATGCTGCTCATACATACACCTACAAAAGAGATTACATCACTTctattaaaggagaagttagttttttttaaaacctggaacttatttctggcatgaaatatgttcatccactcacaataacagtttggtgaaagtcggcgtccttcggacgatatttagatccgcgtatatccatatatagGGGCATCAGCCGATGCCCcattcactcccgttatatgaccttcaccaaactgttatcggtgagtagatgagcgtattttatgccagaaataaggtccaggtttaatttaaaaaaaacacttctccTTTCAGACGGGAAAGTCCTGagtacgcccccccccccccaatcaggGCAACATCTCACCAGTCCTTCTTTAAGGTGAACATAATTAGGACACATTTCAGCAAGCAGTTCTGTAGTGACTCCATATGACGTATTCTCAACCTGAAGATCTAAGAAGGTCAACAGCTTCCCTCATATCTTTACACATAAAATGAAATGCATGTCTGTGCATTGGGTGCAAAGTATGCTGCTCAAAAGACATTGAGGGTTGAAGTGAAAAATTTCCACTTGTGTTTTAGCAGAGCTTGGTTCCTGGGCTCTCTCATCTCAGTGTTTAAGGATGTCATTGGAGAATTTGTGAGTCATCATCTCTCTTAGACATTCCATTTTCTTCTGAATGTTTTTGCCAAATGGGCATACCCAGAGTTTTTGCCACTCACTTGAATCTGACCTCAGTTTTCCTGTTTTCACTGACCCGAGTGAACCCGCTGCCCCGATTGATTATTGTCCCAACTTTTATTTTCTACTTTAAAGATTGGGTAAGTATTTCTGAAGTATTCAAATTGGTTTTTACTCCAGCAGCCAGGTAATTCCTCACTTGCTGCTCCTTTCACAATTCCACAATCCTCTGCTCTCTTTTGTCCAAGCTCCTCTGTAGCATTCGCCTCCCCGAGCTGCTCCGCTCGTCTCGCTTCCTCAAGCTGCCCTTCTGCTCTCTCCTGGTCGACCTGCTCTGCTCTTTTTTCGCCCGGTGCCAGTGTCTCCTCAACTCTGAATTTTAATGAGgaaaaatccccccaaaaaaaaggatggaaagaaaaataattgatATTAAGTGAAAGAATGTGATAGCACCTCTGACAACACATGCACAAAAGGCACAATAAACTCGAACTAGCCTGGCCATCACTTTAAATCAAGAAATTATATAATGACTGGATTACTTACTTAATTAAACATAGTAAAAGGATGTATGCTCAATGGTTTCAACACAtgtctgaatttatactaatgTGTAATGATGTTGGACATAGCTTTTGAAAAAACGTGCATGCTTCCTCTTCTTTGCTTCTCTCATTTTCATACACAACTTTAACCTCTAAAACTTCAAGATTCAAAGGGAATACATAGATGTAACATTTATTATGCTTAAAAAAAgtataaacatttaaaaaatcttctgatgaatttttttaatgtacctGTACCAGTGCTGTGGTATtgccaaaataaaatacctgtttgGTAAAACAGACTGATTAGTTAAATAAAATCTACACAAATTAGCAACAAGAAACACATTGCTTGAGAGAAAATGCTGCAAACTATGCTTGCTAGCTCTCTAAGAACTGGTGTTGTTTGTTAGCAAGAAAACTCTGCTAACTTAGAGAAATCCATGTTAGCTGCATGAAACCTGTGTTAGCTAAAAGAGCCCTGTGTACTATGTTAGCTAAAAACGTGGATTTGTTGTGTTAGATTTGTAATAGATACAACAGATCCATGTTagcacaaccccccccccccccaaaaaaaaaacaaccaaaaaactgCTAGTTAAAAGAAATTAGCTAACAGCATCCCATGTTAGCAGCATCTCTGGCTTATGGCATGATGCACAGTATTTATTAACTCGTAGCATTCACGACATTTGTACTTATGAAATTGTAAATACCACACacggtacacacacacacttggcaaTGAGGCTCTCAGGGAGTGGTGTGATGATACACACTATCATCTGAAAAGATATATATTTACATACTAATTATTTTTAATATCATCACACTTCCACCTCTGTGCTTCAAAGCTGTGTGTACACTGTGCAAGCACTGACTAGGTTCACACTTAACATGCTGAACCCCATCTGAGTAGAGGGAATTTGATCTTGGTAATATCTGACCAAAGACTGTGTCCCTAGTGATCGGGCTTCTGATGCATCCTTGTCAAATCAGTGAACCCTGTAAACTGTTTGAACTCTAACAGACATACTGATTTCTGATAACCCCTAGACAAGTCTGAAGCAATTGTCCATCTGATTTTACAGTGCTGTCGTTTGTATCATTTCACTGGATGACCACTATGGCTTTGAGTTTTACTTCTGTATCCTCTTCTATCCCAATTATTATTGCTGCAACTGTGTTTCTGTCATGGTTTCTGTGTTAGATTTTGTTATGTTTATCTTGTTTCTTATTTTCCTCAGTTgttcttgattttatgttctcCTCGGATATTTGCCCATGTTCTAATTACCACACCTGAATAACTTTAGCTATTAATTCAGTCAGTAGCGATACGTACTCCAGGTTTTCCTTTGTTCTCTGCCAGATGTTCATCTTTGTTTGCCTTAGTTTCCATACCCGGGTAGGTTTTGTTCCTGCAAAGTTTTGCTTTGGAATTTTAATTTATGTCTGTGGACTTTGTAGCACTGcagcacattttgtttaattaatAAGCCTGTTTCTTTTCTTCTAATAGCAGCCTCAGATGTTTTGGGGGCCTCTTCCTCACACACTGTGATAGTTCCATGGATTTCAAGTTTGTTAATGGTCCTCTTATGCTCTGTTCCATCTTCGTGAAGTCTCACAgtaattttatttcattaaattttatttcatttaccgTGCTATTTTTTGTTCATGCTGATGCAGACCTGCGCAAAGACAGCACAAATGTATGTTTGCACATTAATCTATGGCCATGTTCACACATGAAAACTATGTGAGTCTGAACTTCGAAACACTTATTACGAAACGGTtataaaagttttggtcagtTCACATTTAAGTGATTTTGCAAAGGGCGGGGTGTATTCAATTTAGTTCGATATCTTTCTCATAAAGCCCTTCAAATATTGACTAGTATGGTTTACATACTATACCCATATATTAAATCTAACAATAAATTCTTGTTTCCACATCATATGCCTTTACTATGTCAGAACAACTGCTATTACAGGCTCCCTATTATCTTGTGCTTTCTTAATCTCCATCTAAATACGTGAGAGGGTCAAATGTTTCCCCTCTCTCTCAGTCTTCTGTGATGAGGCAATATAGTTCGTATACTTTCCATTTAAACAGCTAATCTTTCTGCAGTCTTTTTTATTATCATCTTCCCTTTGTACAATATCAGTGGCCTTAATTTCACTGGACTGATAGATTTTTCCTACACTCTGTATAAGAAATGTATTCTTTCCAAATAACATGTAGTTTCCCCGCTTCCAATACCTTGTTATGAAAAAGGCAGCATTGCACAccaaaattaacatttcagtttCCCCATGATATGTCAGTCCAGATCCTGCAATTTCCCTCTTCATTTTGTACATCCATTGTACTATCAATATTGTCCTTATCTTATAAATTCTAGCATGAGCGCTGCCTCTCTTTTCCTGCTCAGTCATGTTGTCAGAGCTATGAATTGGACTTAGTTTCCTTTCCTGCTCTACCACATTCATCTGTCAACCAGGGATCAACCTCTCTCCCCATTTGCCCTTTTTTATTGATTAGTGGGCTTTTTAGTTATGTTGTTTTcattttgctgttgttgttgttttaaaactATCCGTCTTCTCTAATCTTTATTTAAGTCCATTTTATCCATATCTGATTAAATAATCAAAGATATTAAATTCTTTACTGCCAAATgattacctttcccttccatGCTTTGTAACCACACTGGAAAGGAGATTATTACTTCCAGGAGTCCCACCTGCATGCCCTGCAACATTTCCAAATCTAATACTGGGACATACTCATTGTGCACATCTATTCTTGTCGTCCTCTCGTCTTTTAAATACGCCATTTGTATCTGTTCTTAGTCCTCTCCACGATGTTGCTGCACATCAATACCCTTTTGCCAATCTGTTAAAGTTGTGTTAAACTGTTCAATTCT
The sequence above is drawn from the Odontesthes bonariensis isolate fOdoBon6 chromosome 14, fOdoBon6.hap1, whole genome shotgun sequence genome and encodes:
- the LOC142399297 gene encoding uncharacterized protein CXorf38 homolog translates to MVHEELAFRLNDREYKNWLKAGRCLLILKDGLHSYIDQHMRAFHCDLLNRNTLLQNPCETSSCKPRGNTLSSVCRVCSEWRKVILKHHRHPDATINWANCFPPHWRTDHWELAKAYMPRGQAKVRGADQCDASALLNLINYCTCFSSVDPKLVRQVIQYRNELMHSCEFRVKDEWMRHYWTALKHFAQQLRHVPQMATAGQQIENMLTVDLSISIFGVDQMDSAGLFDGLQSDSVSQSTASAELVSQWETELLQEMLQECLHTAAEDDDDAKSQDTEQLKRLGGFLQTNQDLSERFSTELQAINSLQPRE